TGCGAAAGGACGGGATTCAGCTTCACGGGTAAGTGCACGACGATCCGCCGATTTTTGGCCGGGGCCGTTGGATAGGGCGCAATACTCACGGGATGAGGGATCTTCTCGGTTGATGGGGAATATACTGATCTCAAACTGTGTCAGCTTGCATTCCATCGCACGCTCTGCACGAGTTAGCTCACCGGATAACACTGGGCTGTCCCTGTCTCTGCTCGGTAATACTTAAGATAgtatcgtcctcctcgctaGGTACAGCACAGATCGTTAGCAGATATCACCCGACACAGCATCGCGTCTCCCTTTCCTGCATGAGCAGATGGGAGAAAGACGAGCGGAAAAATCCGAGATGTAACCACTTACTTCCACGCAACCCGCTTGACGGCTGTCAAGAACTCCCATGTTCTCAGACATTTTCCGGTAGAAATATCCCAAAGCTTCATCGTGTTATCGGCAGCTCCTGTAACAAGGAATCTTGATTGGGCTGGGGGAGGTATAACGAATTAGCATTGGACTCCAGTCAATGAGGTCTGTGTAGTCGtttccatcctccttcacaCCCAGtcccccctttcccttcttcgtcgtcggtTACCCGAAGGACGGAACAGTCCTGTTCAAACCCGAGATGGGGTACCATCCTTGCAGTCTCCATTCTTTGCCTCCTCTTCAAGAACACCATCACATCCTTAGACAcattcttccctcttcccaaCTTTCCCCCCGAGCTCCATTCCCTCTTGTGACACTTCCACAACGACAGGCCTCCACAACGCTCGAACGAACGATTCAAACACCCTTCTGCCTCCTACCTCGCAACACAGCAGAGTTCGCATCTCCCTTTCGTCCCTCACTACACTTGCCCCCCATCTCCCACATATAtctttcttcacctctATCAATCGCCAACACGCTGGCTGACTCACaatcaacagcaacagTCCACACAGTTCCATTGTGTCCTCCATCCCCCTTGATGCCACCAAATGTGCCCAGTCGTTCTCCGTTAGAAGTGTACCATGCGTTGACGACCGAGTCTTTGGACGCTGAGAAAAGAAGGTCGCCTTCTGCGTTGAAGACGATTTGCGTGAGGGAACGTTCGTGGCCTGTGAGTCGACGCGATGGTAGCAAGCACGGTGAGTGGGTGAGTAGATGCGTACCGGGGCGAGTATTTGAGCAAGTGAGAGTAGGTTATTAGGCGAGAGTGACGGCCGAAGAGTCGTgaaaggggaaagaaggggaaagaacCGGGCGGTTTGACAGATGTTGCGGTTTTTCGTTGAAcatcgatgagaaggaaggcgCAGATTGGGTCGATATAGAGCAGGTTAACGAAGTATACAGAACAGAATGCAAAAGTCAGTGCCCATTGCATCTCGTACGAATGAGGATGGACTGACcttggaggatgatcggtTTCTATGATCCGAAGGATTCTATCAGCACAATTGCTCCTACACTTCGCGTTGACCGTTCGACgaccgactcaccatggTGATCTATCTATCGATCTTTTCAAGGTGTAtcggacgaggatgaagtgaCGATGGACGTTGCAACCTCTTTCATGTACTGACTGACTGGCCACTCGAGCAGACAGCATTTCAACATTTCAACAAAGAGATAGACACAAGCTGAAATCTCGTGTGGCACTCTTCGGGAAATCGCGGCGTTATACTTTTGCGGCGCAGCTTTTCCCACCATACAGGATAGTTGATTTTCTTGTATGTATTGTGGTTTCTTCAATGCTAAGAAGGATGAAGTACAGTGCATTCCACATGGCTGATATCGTGACTGGTAAGTCTTGGGTATATGATGTATATGATTGTACAAAGATCTCGGCCCCTGGCGACTCTCTGCTGCTTGGCCCCAGCTAGAAACGCTGTTTCATTCTCGCACCAACAGTCTTGAGATGAGCGTAGACCTTGCCTAGAAACAAAGGAATCGACTTGTCAGTTCGCAGATTGCGGCAGCTGGAGAGACAGATAGCTCACCTGGAGGGGAACcaaggatgagggagacgaCTGCATCTCTAGCAATCTTGATGTTCTGGGTTGATCCGAGGATATGGATGTGACTGTTTGACGACATCGATCAGGACCTCTTCCTGATTCTGATTGATAAGATGGGCCCGGCACTCACGTATCGGCAAGCACAATTCGGGTTCTACTAGCATTCTCAATTGAGAACTTCACTtttccaccttcacctgCTATACGGCCTGATACGCGCAATTGCAAGATTAGCACTCATCGAGTGCGAACAGAGAGAAGCGCTAGACCCACCAATAGCTCGTGAAAGATGGTCTCCATGCAAAGTCTTGACATCTTTAACTTCGAAAGAGTCGAGATAAAGATCGTCTAGTCgcagaagagcaagagcgTCCTGTAGTGAAGATGACAAAGTCAGACATGCTCTGAGACGTGTGACAATTGGAGGTGACAGCTCGACATACGTTCACATCGAAGCCTAAGGAGAAAGCCTTGACGAAATCTGCTCCTTTTTGGATAGCGCCTGAGTCAACTGTATGTCCTGAGGTCTATTATACACACAACACAGTCAGCAATTAGACTCTTTCTCTCGTTCTTCTGAGATCAGACTGAGCtaactcaccttgagctcAACCGCACGTCTAGGCACATTCATCCTGACTTGTAATCccaacatctccaccatTGGCGTATACAGGTTGACCCATTCTCTCTTCAGCGGTGTCATTCGATGAGCCGGAATGGGAATCCGTCTGAACTCATTCTTCAACACCGTCGATTGACTAGATGCTGGTAACGGTGCGAAACCGGAAGACGACCCTCCGGCAGttgcagcagcagtagcAGCGGCATTGGACGAAGGACCAGAAGTGGAGGAATTGATCAAGACGGAGTTGTCATCGTCGGAATCGACCTCcatggaagtggaagacttcttcgtcttgggtttcgaagatgaggtgacgagggagagagcGGGTTGAGGCTCCAACTGGGATTGGAGAGCCTTGTATCGATGTGATTTGTGCGCCATCTTGATATGTCCTGCGTTTGTGCAAGATATTGGTCGAGCGATGTAAAGTGGTTGTATGCTTCTCTGGGAGGTTGGACTTGGGACGAGAGGGTCGATGATACACGATTCCAACATTTTTGTGAATCCGCGGCAGCCTGCAAAGGGCGGCGAAGCACACTGATGGGATTTTTGCAATTCAGGCACGAGACCATGTGACCGTGGGAAAGCTGGAGGGATAAGACATGATTTGCCACCGCACAAAGCACCGACCTTCCACAAGATGTCAAAAGTCAAACTCACATCACGATACGCGATCCTtgtctttcctctttcctccctcaCACTCATTCCCCTCACCCCTCTTCAGTCGGGCAAGATGCCGCCTACTCCCACGAAGCCTTTTCACAAGGCGGCTCGACACGCTCGCAATCCCTATGCCCGTCCCGCACCAGCTCTCACTCAGGGAGTCCTTCCCCCCGTTATCGGTACTATCAGCAAGAAGcacaagaaggagaagaaggagcaggaAATGAAGGAACAATCTTCCACACCCAGTGAACCACTGAGCGAGCGCGAAGCTCCTCAGAGTGAtacgaagaagatgaagaagaagaggagaaaggagaaatCCAGGTCAAAGTCTTTGGGGGGTGAACTCGGTTCTCAACCTGTCGATGTCCCCGAACCAGCAATTCTGGACAAGCTCTCGGACGACActgatggaagagagaatgaAGTCTTCCAAAGATTGATGAAGGTTCGCGCTGCCTCTCCGAGTCTCACCAGTTCGAATGCACCACACATACCTCCTACTTCTTCTGCTACTTTGAATCCTGGAATCAGCTCGACGAAACCCGACAAAGAAAAAGCGCAGCTTCGAGCTATCAAAGCCCAAAAAGAGCTAGCTCGAGCtagagaagaagcgaacaggagagaggaggttCGCTTACAACTTGAGAAAGcccaagaagaagtcacTAAAGCCAAAGCTGAGGCAAGGAAGGTGAAAGAAGatgcggagaagaaggaagaggagatgaagaagaggttggcggagttggaagaagcggtaagggagggaaagaaggataGTGAGACTGACCAGACTGTAAGTGAGATCGCTTGCCGGAAAGTCGTAATATCAAGGAGCTAATAACAATGCCCTCAGATCATCAAAGAACATGAGAACACTCGCAGAGATATTGTCGAAGCTGTCACCTGTCCTGTCTGTTTTGAGGTATTCAAAGATCCTCATATGTGAGTCACTCTACTCGCTAACGTCTGAGCTGGACTTTTGCTAACGACTTTTCAGTCTGTCATGTGGTCACACAGCATGTCGAAGCTGGTGAGTCCAGACAGTATTAAGGATCCGCACGGATGTTTAGCGCTGACTGGACTTAGCCTTCAACAATGGTTCCGTACGCCTAGCGCTTACGTGCACGAGCCTCTCGTGGATATCACAGACGACActgatctctctcatcgctcGAAAGAATGCCACACATGTCGAGCTCGGATACTCCGCCGACCTGCACGCGCGTTCTTCCTTCGCACTATCATGGAGCCTCTCGGCTTGCCGATCAACATCCCTTCGGGCTCTCAAGACCAGGTGGATCCGTGGAACAACATCTTCCCTATCGAGCAGGAGACCTATAGATTGTACGACGAGCAGGACTGCATTTGGAGGTGTCCTTCGTGTACGGCTGAGATCGTGGGAGGGATCTGTCAAGGTTGTGCTTTGGAGTTCAGTGAcgttgaagatgatgaggacgaagacgactGGAGCGAGCAAGACGAAGTTGGCAGTGTTCTTGAGGAATTAGGACTAGGtgtcggagaagagagcggCGACAGCCTTGACAGTGACAACGACGATGTCGTCAATCATACACCCGATGGGAGTCGAGGAAGTGCGGGGAGTAGACGCAGCCGCGAAGACTCGGCCAACGACATCGATGGCAGGGCGCTGGACAACCGTTCCCGTCGGGTTGCCAGAGGCACAAGTGCGGTGCTTGACGCTCTGCTTCGGGGaattgatgatgaagcgTCCGACGATGGCAACGATAGAAGTGAATCGAACGATCGATCGCTTTCACCTCTTGGCTCCGAAGAGTCATATGAAGATTCattcatcgacgatgactCTGTTCGCGAAGAGGACAGCGTGGACGTCGATATCGCCATGGACAGCGGCTCAGAAAATGAAAGGCAGGCCAGCGACGAAGATGCAGAGAACGCTCTGGAACTAGCCGAGAGTGGACTCAGGCCGAGGCAAAGGGGTGGAGTTCCGCCAAGGTGGGTACCTTCGTGTCATTCTCAAGCCCAGGCTGATCGGGATCTTGCAATGAAGGGTCAGAAGGCAAGcgagtgaagaggaggagagccCTGTCGTTATGCACCGATTTccgaggagaacgaggcGGGCTGTCAGGTCATCCGACAGCGAGTGACCCGGGCTACCGTGACGAATGACCTGCAGCAAGACAAGAAGTGCCTGTGTCGTTCTTATTCTGTCCCTTATCTCGCCTCACTCAAGTATTTCATTCCATTCAGCATGACCAAAGACCAACGAGAGTATTATGACGCCCTTTGTATGTAGATCACACTGTTGTCCGCTACGACTCGTTTCATCACTTATCATTATGCGCATGTAGCAATGAGATATCTACACTATCGCCGCGGCCGAGAACAAGCAAGAATCCTGTAAATGATCCCCCTTTTTTAGAGAGGTCATAGGTGTGACGTGATCCGAGATTTCCGGACAGGGAATGTCATCGGTAAGATCCTGAAAGAGATTCCCGGaaccgtcatcatcaaaggCTGAACAACATGGAAATATTTCTCGCTTCTCACCATCTTGCAAGGGATCACTAAACATACATCACTCCACAACCGGTTGTGCAAGACAAGATGATACTGCTACTACCATATGGAAAGCAGACTGTGCATGTGGGGGTGGAGGGCCAGTATCATTTGACGTAAGAAGCTTATAAATCCTTGTGATCACTCGCCGAAAGCAAAAGAACAAATAGATGGGTCAGTTGTAGAGTGGTCGTACCTTCTGAATACAGTACTCGAGTATCATCCTCGCGATCTGTTCTTGTTGAATATTTTACCTTCTCACTCGCTTTTCAATTTATacgtctcttcctcgcaaAACATCATCACATTCGCACAGGCATCTCTCACGAAAGACAAACAAATTACCTtatcaatcaatcaaaACGCATTCAAaatgtcatcatcatccgtctCCACCAAGAACACTCGGATCGTGCTCAACGAGAGACCCAAGGCTGGACCTATCACAGATACCACTTTCAGGACTGAGACGGTCGATGTCCCAGAGGTCAAGGACGGAGAGGTGCTCGTCAAGGTGGTTTATACCTCTTTGGTGAGTTAGGCTGCTTTCATTCTACACATCggtcctctcttcttcgatttACCTCATTCTCCACCCTCCCCAATCACCTAGTCATATCATCGATCCTTCAGTTGTCCAAGCTGTTACTCAATGGCGTCGTTCGGTATCCGTCCGTGCACGTCAGCTAACTCCCtgtcttccatctccttctcacccaGGACCCCACACAAAGAGGATGGATCAACGAGGGTCGATCATATCTTCCCCCTGTCGACATTGGAGCTCCTATGCGAGCGGGCGGTATCGGTCGAGTCCTCGTATCCAAGGATGACAGCTTGAAAGCTGGTGATCTTGTGAGTGTTCAGATCTTTCTTTCGAACAGCGGCCATGATCTACGGTTGTCCTCGCCGAGACTAAATGGGGCTCTACATCTCAGGTCCAAGGCATGTTCAGCTGGCAGGAATATTATGTTGGTTCAGCCAAAAGTATGCAGAAGAAGCAGTGAGTATCAAGATTTGGATTCAAAGCGTTCCAGGTGATGTCGCTCATCGATTTCTCGCCTACAGGACTCCTGAAGGCGGCCGCGACGTCGATCACCTCGGGCTCTTCGGTATGACTGGACTGACCGCCTATGTTGTAAGTTTCATCATCCCACCATTGCGGTCCTATGTCTGACGTGTGGTCACGTAGGGTATGTTCGACATTGGACAGATCAAGGATGGTGACCATGTCGTCATCTCTGGTGCTGCTGGTGCCGTCGGTTTGGTAAGTGACCTTGCCATCTCTTCCCGTCATTCCCTGTACCAGTAATCTCCATTTTGTCGTCTGATTCGGGGGGCACCCGGGTTGACTTTGTCTTTCTTATAGACCTGTACCCAAATCGCTCTTGCCCACCCTAAGTGCAAGGTCACAGTCATCGCTGGTAACCCCGAGAAGCTCGAGTACCTCAAGAAGCTTGGTGCCCACAACGTCCTTAACTACAAGGATGCCGACTTCAAGCAGCAATTCAAGAACGTTGGCTTGATCGACCTTTACTACGACAATGGTGTGTGATGGTCCGACTGGATGATTTATGAACATCAATCAGCTGACTTCGTCCTTGCAGTCGGTGGAGCAATCTTAGATCAAGCTCTTTCCCAAATTGCTCCTTACGCTCGAATCGTTGCTTGTGGTGCCATCTCTGCTTATAAGTGAGTCCACGCAGCTTATGGGTTTGGAATAAGATGGGGAGCCTCATTCCTGATCCTGTATCTCAGCGCCACCAAACCCGAGCCCATCTACAACTACTTCAACGTCATCTCCATGAAGGCGACCTGGAAGGggttcatcatcatggacCACGCTGATCGATACGTCGACGGTATCAAGTATCTCGCCGGTCTGCAAAAGGAAGGTAAATTGGAATACCAGTATCACGTCACCGAGG
The nucleotide sequence above comes from Kwoniella newhampshirensis strain CBS 13917 chromosome 8, whole genome shotgun sequence. Encoded proteins:
- a CDS encoding pre-rRNA-processing protein PNO1 gives rise to the protein MAHKSHRYKALQSQLEPQPALSLVTSSSKPKTKKSSTSMEVDSDDDNSVLINSSTSGPSSNAAATAAATAGGSSSGFAPLPASSQSTVLKNEFRRIPIPAHRMTPLKREWVNLYTPMVEMLGLQVRMNVPRRAVELKTSGHTVDSGAIQKGADFVKAFSLGFDVNDALALLRLDDLYLDSFEVKDVKTLHGDHLSRAIGRIAGEGGKVKFSIENASRTRIVLADTHIHILGSTQNIKIARDAVVSLILGSPPGKVYAHLKTVGARMKQRF